From Choristoneura fumiferana chromosome 7, NRCan_CFum_1, whole genome shotgun sequence, the proteins below share one genomic window:
- the LOC141429712 gene encoding motile sperm domain-containing protein 1-like isoform X3 — MQPVPVFVFPDSLDFYLNARHTHKQLLTVYNPYEFPVNFKVLCTSPNKFTVIDPEGLIAPQSCIDIVVRYTQPSVAHNNSTEKFRVAMFDRNTQQPLGKKDVITKLIEGEPLYSHQESSGDNFHTLPAHTKPAKQTDDSKCTHPGPCREQQINLVAVAVSVCCIAVLMMPTRPDTAVQSQLPDWLHIGSGLKIVFAFVLGLCLAATGLSSQKGCFRSKQKQ; from the exons ATGCAGCCAGTTCCAGTGTTCGTGTTTCCAGATTCCctggatttttatttaaatgctcGTCATACACACAAGCAATTACTAACTGTGTACAACCCGTACGAATTCCCGGTTAATTTCAAAG TGCTATGCACTTCCCCAAATAAATTTACCGTGATTGATCCTGAAGGCTTGATCGCTCCGCAAAGTTGTATTGATATTGTGGTGCGATACACTCAACCATCTGTTGCGCATAATAACAGTACGGAGAAGTTTAGAGTAGCAATGTTTGATAGGAACACCCAGCAG CCGCTGGGCAAAAAAGATGTCATAACAAAGTTGATAGAAGGTGAGCCACTGTACTCACATCAGGAGAGCAGCGGAGACAATTTCCACACACTTCCAGCACATACAAAACCTGCTAAACAGACAGATGATTCCAAATGCACCCATCCTGGACCCTGCAG AGAACAACAAATAAATCTAGTGGCCGTAGCAGTAAGTGTATGCTGCATCGCAGTCCTCATGATGCCGACTCGACCCGACACCGCCGTCCAGTCACAGTTGCCCGACTGGCTCCACATCGGATCGGGTCTCAAAATAGTGTTTGCTTTTGTACTAGGACTG TGTCTTGCTGCTACAGGACTGTCATCACAGAAAGGATGCTTTAGGTCCAAACAGAAGCAATAG
- the LOC141429712 gene encoding motile sperm domain-containing protein 1-like isoform X2: MQPVPVFVFPDSLDFYLNARHTHKQLLTVYNPYEFPVNFKVLCTSPNKFTVIDPEGLIAPQSCIDIVVRYTQPSVAHNNSTEKFRVAMFDRNTQQPLGKKDVITKLIEGEPLYSHQESSGDNFHTLPAHTKPAKQTDDSKCTHPGPCREQQINLVAVAVSVCCIAVLMMPTRPDTAVQSQLPDWLHIGSGLKIVFAFVLGLIPAKEREDVQKRAPSCRTLSCCYRTVITERML, from the exons ATGCAGCCAGTTCCAGTGTTCGTGTTTCCAGATTCCctggatttttatttaaatgctcGTCATACACACAAGCAATTACTAACTGTGTACAACCCGTACGAATTCCCGGTTAATTTCAAAG TGCTATGCACTTCCCCAAATAAATTTACCGTGATTGATCCTGAAGGCTTGATCGCTCCGCAAAGTTGTATTGATATTGTGGTGCGATACACTCAACCATCTGTTGCGCATAATAACAGTACGGAGAAGTTTAGAGTAGCAATGTTTGATAGGAACACCCAGCAG CCGCTGGGCAAAAAAGATGTCATAACAAAGTTGATAGAAGGTGAGCCACTGTACTCACATCAGGAGAGCAGCGGAGACAATTTCCACACACTTCCAGCACATACAAAACCTGCTAAACAGACAGATGATTCCAAATGCACCCATCCTGGACCCTGCAG AGAACAACAAATAAATCTAGTGGCCGTAGCAGTAAGTGTATGCTGCATCGCAGTCCTCATGATGCCGACTCGACCCGACACCGCCGTCCAGTCACAGTTGCCCGACTGGCTCCACATCGGATCGGGTCTCAAAATAGTGTTTGCTTTTGTACTAGGACTG ATACCTGCCAAAGAGCGTGAGGATGTACAAAAGCGAGCACCGTCTTGTCGAACAT TGTCTTGCTGCTACAGGACTGTCATCACAGAAAGGATGCTTTAG
- the LOC141429712 gene encoding motile sperm domain-containing protein 1-like isoform X1, whose protein sequence is MQPVPVFVFPDSLDFYLNARHTHKQLLTVYNPYEFPVNFKVLCTSPNKFTVIDPEGLIAPQSCIDIVVRYTQPSVAHNNSTEKFRVAMFDRNTQQPLGKKDVITKLIEGEPLYSHQESSGDNFHTLPAHTKPAKQTDDSKCTHPGPCREQQINLVAVAVSVCCIAVLMMPTRPDTAVQSQLPDWLHIGSGLKIVFAFVLGLIPAKEREDVQKRAPSCRTCKPHAVICDVLVLKSKFMQIICPALHV, encoded by the exons ATGCAGCCAGTTCCAGTGTTCGTGTTTCCAGATTCCctggatttttatttaaatgctcGTCATACACACAAGCAATTACTAACTGTGTACAACCCGTACGAATTCCCGGTTAATTTCAAAG TGCTATGCACTTCCCCAAATAAATTTACCGTGATTGATCCTGAAGGCTTGATCGCTCCGCAAAGTTGTATTGATATTGTGGTGCGATACACTCAACCATCTGTTGCGCATAATAACAGTACGGAGAAGTTTAGAGTAGCAATGTTTGATAGGAACACCCAGCAG CCGCTGGGCAAAAAAGATGTCATAACAAAGTTGATAGAAGGTGAGCCACTGTACTCACATCAGGAGAGCAGCGGAGACAATTTCCACACACTTCCAGCACATACAAAACCTGCTAAACAGACAGATGATTCCAAATGCACCCATCCTGGACCCTGCAG AGAACAACAAATAAATCTAGTGGCCGTAGCAGTAAGTGTATGCTGCATCGCAGTCCTCATGATGCCGACTCGACCCGACACCGCCGTCCAGTCACAGTTGCCCGACTGGCTCCACATCGGATCGGGTCTCAAAATAGTGTTTGCTTTTGTACTAGGACTG ATACCTGCCAAAGAGCGTGAGGATGTACAAAAGCGAGCACCGTCTTGTCGAACATGTAAGCCGCATGCGGTAATCTGTGACGTGTTGGTCCTGAAATCTAAATTCATGCAAATAATATGTCCTGCATTGCATGTCTAA
- the Nprl3 gene encoding GATOR complex protein Nprl3: protein MEVNPLNIFFVKSDSKGDRLLFRYPYTAESKAESQQKKCGRHNPYAVNSAEDLLQNPQSQTSNICKGQLSGFTDEMLSTLFAVKAELCNRKFELKVNDVRFVGHPTLLPYRTNKDDTAAMILINIVFALQASASHSIVKCYYDLSKRLGKALRHEEKRCSYLTEEMKTMLAAHDEVSALDSESNSGENDEEEENSRHSVSSTTTATENGTDAAPKSAFHLILQRSSLARSMKAVFEELSRTGLVQVRINKWVLLSFCLPHKAHQIHNRGLIIEPETIDKCLQKLRPYHGILLMVNPNDLLSSIPLDGSPALLRVIKLYSPLKSLQTIAIEADLSLTQVFQLTGHLVYWAKATVIYPLCEGNVYVVAPCANVHTHSRLCEEFAKEFAGLCLLQMLSEFSLPAPLWYVSRGGGAGGGGVGGGGARLARVVAWLLRRRLLLQLHTYVQFNSPQWGRDPATEVKEYFCEKHDGYNRSCSMSFSSLNQMQLNVPEPVEPRVNPNTFPDSDEDYPTENNLNQTDFSHTKPIVIESDHTKFGTFNEVDSANHSFDDGIDEVDGLIKSNGDIHLDYEGTSEKKAHGNSVDSGISNNINGANLNGVVENGINGHDEEVKILPSRLSNLSLKDTESLLNTSSDEDKFESDQDVSPRFKNKGFMNGLDKRNGVSLNLKLQSEMSFQPPTVWNVPANCDVTDACRIPTEPPTTESLLDTFTAEERAVLQAIPAAKQTDDLLLLAQLHKKGYLRGEQHLEEIMFMENVTRSQLMQLLDKFKDVLITFETEDPAVAMLYPYQ from the exons ATGGAAGTGAATCCCTTAAACATATTTTTCGTTAAATCGGACAGCAAAGGTGACAGGTTGTTGTTTCGATATCCCTATACGGCCGAAAGCAAGGCTGAAAGCCAACAGAAGAAATGTGGCCGTCACAATCCCTACGCAGTTAATTCCGCAGAAGATCTTCTACAAAACCCGCAGTCGCAAACATCTAACATTTGCAAGG gtCAATTGAGCGGCTTCACCGATGAGATGTTATCAACCCTATTTGCTGTTAAAGCAGAGTTGTGTAACAGAAAGTTTGAGCTGAAGGTGAATGATGTGAGGTTCGTGGGGCACCCCACGCTCCTTCCATACAGGACTAATAAAGATGATACTGCTGCCATGATtcttattaatattgtgtttgcACTGCAGGCATCTGCTAGTCATTCTATTG ttAAATGTTATTATGATCTGAGCAAAAGACTAGGTAAAGCATTGAGGCATGAAGAAAAGAGATGTTCCTATTTAACGGAAGAAATGAAAACTATG CTGGCAGCTCACGATGAGGTATCGGCTTTAGATAGTGAAAGTAATTCCGGAGAAAATGATGAAGAGGAGGAGAATTCTCGACACTCAGTTAGTTCCACGACGACTGCGACGGAGAATGGAACGGATGCTGCGCCGAAGTCGGCCTTTCACCTTATTCTCCAGAGGAGCTCGCTGGCGAGATCCATGAAAGCCGTGTTTGAGGAACTTAGTAGGACAG GTCTAGTCCAAGTTCGAATAAATAAATGGGTCCTTCTCTCCTTCTGCTTGCCTCATAAGGCACACCAAATACACAATAGAGGCTTAATCATAGAACCAGAAACAATAGACAAATGTTTGCAAAAACTCCGACCGTACCATGGGATACTGCTTATGGTGAATCCTAATGATCTGCTTTCTTCGATACCGTTGGATGGCAGTCCGGCTTTGCTGAGGGTTATAAAGCTGTACAGTCCGTTGAAGAGTTTACAGACCATCGCTATTGAAGCTGATTTGAGTCTCACACAG gTATTCCAACTAACTGGACATCTTGTGTACTGGGCAAAAGCCACAGTCATCTACCCCCTGTGCGAAGGAAATGTTTATGTGGTGGCCCCCTGTGCTAACGTGCACACGCATTCGCGGCTCTGCGAGGAGTTCGCCAAGGAATTTGCCGGCTTGTGTCTCTTACAA atGCTGAGCGAGTTCTCGCTGCCGGCGCCGCTGTGGTACGTGTctcgcggcggcggcgcgggcggcggcggcgtgggcggcggcggcgcgcggctggCGCGCGTCGTCGCGTGGCTCCTGCGACGCCGGCTGCTGTTGCAACTGCATACGTATGTGCAGTTCAACTCGCCGCAGTGGGGACGCGACCCTGCCACTG AAGTAAAAGAATATTTCTGCGAGAAACACGACGGCTACAACCGGTCTTGTAGCATGTCGTTCTCATCCCTCAACCAAATGCAGCTGAACGTGCCAGAGCCCGTCGAACCCAGGGTCAACCCCAACACCTTCCCAGACTCAGACGAGGACTACCCAACAGAAAACAACTTAAACCAAACAGATTTCTCACACACCAAACCCATAGTCATAGAATCGGATCACACCAAGTTCGGAACATTCAACGAAGTAGACTCGGCTAACCACTCCTTCGATGATGGCATAGATGAAGTAGATGGCCTAATAAAAAGCAATGGAGACATCCATTTAGACTATGAAGGTACGTCTGAAAAGAAAGCTCATGGCAACTCCGTGGACAGCGGTATATCAAATAACATAAACGGTGCTAACTTAAATGGTGTTGTAGAAAATGGGATCAATGGGCATGACGAGGAAGTCAAAATTTTACCTTCGAGGCTCTCTAATCTGTCTTTGAAGGATACGGAGAGTCTTTTGAATACCAGCAGTGATGAGGATAAGTTTGAAAGCGATCAAGATGTGTCACCCAGGTTTAAAAACAAGGGATTTATGAACGGTTTGGACAAGAGGAATGGAGTTTCGTTGAACTTGAAGTTGCAGAGCGAAATGAG TTTTCAGCCGCCAACCGTGTGGAACGTGCCAGCGAACTGCGACGTGACTGACGCATGCCGGATCCCCACGGAGCCCCCCACCACAGAGTCCTTGCTGGACACCTTTACTGCTGAGGAGAGAGCTGTGCTGCAAGCCATACCCGCTGCTAAACAGACCGATGACTTGTTGCTGCTGGCGCAGTTGCATAAGAAAG GCTACTTGCGCGGCGAACAACATTTAGAAGAGATTATGTTCATGGAGAATGTAACCCGTTCCCAGCTGATGCAGCTACTTGACAAGTTTAAAGATGTCCTTATAACCTTCGAAACGGAAGACCCGGCCGTTGCGATGTTGTATCCGTATCAGTAA
- the LOC141429714 gene encoding Golgi resident protein GCP60 isoform X3: MAKVENSTRISTEKIPLETDEGIMESEERKWGIPLKEMYKQGLAFYKDKEGKALHLSYEDRLKLVAYTQQAAHGTLDVNSAPPLGVLDVIGRDRRAAWQALGTMSQVQAMAGFLCTLERLCPLFKPYVEAIQKDFEDKKQQQQKIKDALNAQTYDQFLQYAQQQFPGNFDQQAVLIRQLQDQHYQQYIQQLAVDQRLANSNIKSTEDIDKENGNPAKLLESGDFDTSDLDNKDTSLTLDVVQAHIGPEDESADLLDQKEDSDDDEIFPHIEEANMWTRGEVAQFKETAGAGGGRLTVGHGETVTVRVPTHQRAKCLCWEFATDNYDIGFGLYFEWSKSATTEVTVHVSESDDEDDADDDGYGDEEFTITEGGDPEVGSERRALAHQRPSVSIVVPIFRRDCHTEVYAGSHTYPGEGVYLLKFDNTYSLWRSKTLYYKVYYTQ, from the exons ATGGCAAAAGTGGAAAATAGCACTAGAATTAGCACAGAGAAAATACCATTAGAGACTGATGAAGGTATAATGGAGAGTGAAGAAAGAAAATGGGGTATACCTTTAAAAGAAATGTATAAACAAGGACTCGCCTTTTACAAAG acaAGGAAGGTAAAGCCCTTCATCTCAGTTACGAGGACCGACTTAAACTAGTAGCTTATACTCAGCAAGCAGCCCATGGCACTCTAGATGTCAACTCTGCACCGCCTCTGGGGGTGTTGGACGTAATAGGACGAGATCGGCGAGCAGCATGGCAAGCACTTGGTACAATGTCGCAAGTACAAGCCATGGCTGGATTTCTATGCACTTTAGAGAG ATTATGCCCCTTGTTTAAACCATATGTGGAAGCAATACAGAAGGACTTTGAAGATAAAAAGCAACAACA GCAGAAAATCAAGGATGCACTCAACGCGCAAACTTACGACCAGTTTCTGCAGTATGCACAACAGCAGTTCCCTGGCAACTTTGACCAGCAAGCTGTCCTCATCAGGCAACTCCAGGACCAACATTACCAGCAGTACATACAGCAGTTGGCTGTCGACCAACGGCTAGCCAACTCAAATATAAAGAGCACCGAGGATATTGATAAGGAAAATGGAAATCCTGCAAAATTACTGGAAAGTGGCGATTTTGATACATCTGATTTGGATAACAA GGACACAAGTCTCACATTGGATGTTGTGCAGGCTCATATTGG GCCTGAAGACGAGTCTGCAGATCTTTTGGACCAGAAAGAAGACTCTGACGACGatg AAATCTTCCCCCACATAGAGGAAGCGAACATGTGGACGCGGGGCGAAGTTGCGCAGTTCAAAGAGACAGCGGGCGCTGGCGGTGGGCGCCTCACTGTGGGCCACGGCGAGACGGTCACTGTGCGGGTGCCCACACACCAACGGGCCAAGTGCCTCTGCTGGGAGTTCGCCACCGATAACTATGATATAG GTTTCGGCTTGTACTTCGAGTGGAGTAAATCGGCCACGACCGAGGTGACGGTGCACGTGTCGGAGAGCGACGACGAAGACGACGCGGACGACGACGGATACGGCGACGAAG agttCACGATAACTGAAGGAGGTGACCCGGAAGTGGGATCCGAGCGACGCGCGCTTGCGCACCAGAGGCCCTCCGTCAGCATCGTTGTGCCCATATTCCGTAGGGACTGCCACACCGAG gtgTACGCCGGCTCTCATACTTATCCAGGGGAAGGAGTATATCTACTTAAATTCGACAACACCTACAGTTTATGGCGGTCCAAAACGCTATATTACAAAGTATATTATACAcagtaa
- the LOC141429714 gene encoding Golgi resident protein GCP60 isoform X1 — MAKVENSTRISTEKIPLETDEGIMESEERKWGIPLKEMYKQGLAFYKDKEGKALHLSYEDRLKLVAYTQQAAHGTLDVNSAPPLGVLDVIGRDRRAAWQALGTMSQVQAMAGFLCTLERLCPLFKPYVEAIQKDFEDKKQQQEKKQKEEKANVELQSRINIEKQKQQNNKLTEEQQVQKIKDALNAQTYDQFLQYAQQQFPGNFDQQAVLIRQLQDQHYQQYIQQLAVDQRLANSNIKSTEDIDKENGNPAKLLESGDFDTSDLDNKDTSLTLDVVQAHIGPEDESADLLDQKEDSDDDEIFPHIEEANMWTRGEVAQFKETAGAGGGRLTVGHGETVTVRVPTHQRAKCLCWEFATDNYDIGFGLYFEWSKSATTEVTVHVSESDDEDDADDDGYGDEEFTITEGGDPEVGSERRALAHQRPSVSIVVPIFRRDCHTEVYAGSHTYPGEGVYLLKFDNTYSLWRSKTLYYKVYYTQ, encoded by the exons ATGGCAAAAGTGGAAAATAGCACTAGAATTAGCACAGAGAAAATACCATTAGAGACTGATGAAGGTATAATGGAGAGTGAAGAAAGAAAATGGGGTATACCTTTAAAAGAAATGTATAAACAAGGACTCGCCTTTTACAAAG acaAGGAAGGTAAAGCCCTTCATCTCAGTTACGAGGACCGACTTAAACTAGTAGCTTATACTCAGCAAGCAGCCCATGGCACTCTAGATGTCAACTCTGCACCGCCTCTGGGGGTGTTGGACGTAATAGGACGAGATCGGCGAGCAGCATGGCAAGCACTTGGTACAATGTCGCAAGTACAAGCCATGGCTGGATTTCTATGCACTTTAGAGAG ATTATGCCCCTTGTTTAAACCATATGTGGAAGCAATACAGAAGGACTTTGAAGATAAAAAGCAACAACA ggaAAAGAAACAGAAAGAAGAAAAAGCGAATGTTGAGCTACAAAGTAGGATAAATATTGAAAAGCAAAAAcagcaaaacaataaattaactgaAGAGCAACAAGT GCAGAAAATCAAGGATGCACTCAACGCGCAAACTTACGACCAGTTTCTGCAGTATGCACAACAGCAGTTCCCTGGCAACTTTGACCAGCAAGCTGTCCTCATCAGGCAACTCCAGGACCAACATTACCAGCAGTACATACAGCAGTTGGCTGTCGACCAACGGCTAGCCAACTCAAATATAAAGAGCACCGAGGATATTGATAAGGAAAATGGAAATCCTGCAAAATTACTGGAAAGTGGCGATTTTGATACATCTGATTTGGATAACAA GGACACAAGTCTCACATTGGATGTTGTGCAGGCTCATATTGG GCCTGAAGACGAGTCTGCAGATCTTTTGGACCAGAAAGAAGACTCTGACGACGatg AAATCTTCCCCCACATAGAGGAAGCGAACATGTGGACGCGGGGCGAAGTTGCGCAGTTCAAAGAGACAGCGGGCGCTGGCGGTGGGCGCCTCACTGTGGGCCACGGCGAGACGGTCACTGTGCGGGTGCCCACACACCAACGGGCCAAGTGCCTCTGCTGGGAGTTCGCCACCGATAACTATGATATAG GTTTCGGCTTGTACTTCGAGTGGAGTAAATCGGCCACGACCGAGGTGACGGTGCACGTGTCGGAGAGCGACGACGAAGACGACGCGGACGACGACGGATACGGCGACGAAG agttCACGATAACTGAAGGAGGTGACCCGGAAGTGGGATCCGAGCGACGCGCGCTTGCGCACCAGAGGCCCTCCGTCAGCATCGTTGTGCCCATATTCCGTAGGGACTGCCACACCGAG gtgTACGCCGGCTCTCATACTTATCCAGGGGAAGGAGTATATCTACTTAAATTCGACAACACCTACAGTTTATGGCGGTCCAAAACGCTATATTACAAAGTATATTATACAcagtaa
- the LOC141429714 gene encoding Golgi resident protein GCP60 isoform X2 has translation MAKVENSTRISTEKIPLETDEGIMESEERKWGIPLKEMYKQGLAFYKDKEGKALHLSYEDRLKLVAYTQQAAHGTLDVNSAPPLGVLDVIGRDRRAAWQALGTMSQVQAMAGFLCTLERLCPLFKPYVEAIQKDFEDKKQQQEKKQKEEKANVELQSRINIEKQKQQNNKLTEEQQVQKIKDALNAQTYDQFLQYAQQQFPGNFDQQAVLIRQLQDQHYQQYIQQLAVDQRLANSNIKSTEDIDKENGNPAKLLESGDFDTSDLDNKPEDESADLLDQKEDSDDDEIFPHIEEANMWTRGEVAQFKETAGAGGGRLTVGHGETVTVRVPTHQRAKCLCWEFATDNYDIGFGLYFEWSKSATTEVTVHVSESDDEDDADDDGYGDEEFTITEGGDPEVGSERRALAHQRPSVSIVVPIFRRDCHTEVYAGSHTYPGEGVYLLKFDNTYSLWRSKTLYYKVYYTQ, from the exons ATGGCAAAAGTGGAAAATAGCACTAGAATTAGCACAGAGAAAATACCATTAGAGACTGATGAAGGTATAATGGAGAGTGAAGAAAGAAAATGGGGTATACCTTTAAAAGAAATGTATAAACAAGGACTCGCCTTTTACAAAG acaAGGAAGGTAAAGCCCTTCATCTCAGTTACGAGGACCGACTTAAACTAGTAGCTTATACTCAGCAAGCAGCCCATGGCACTCTAGATGTCAACTCTGCACCGCCTCTGGGGGTGTTGGACGTAATAGGACGAGATCGGCGAGCAGCATGGCAAGCACTTGGTACAATGTCGCAAGTACAAGCCATGGCTGGATTTCTATGCACTTTAGAGAG ATTATGCCCCTTGTTTAAACCATATGTGGAAGCAATACAGAAGGACTTTGAAGATAAAAAGCAACAACA ggaAAAGAAACAGAAAGAAGAAAAAGCGAATGTTGAGCTACAAAGTAGGATAAATATTGAAAAGCAAAAAcagcaaaacaataaattaactgaAGAGCAACAAGT GCAGAAAATCAAGGATGCACTCAACGCGCAAACTTACGACCAGTTTCTGCAGTATGCACAACAGCAGTTCCCTGGCAACTTTGACCAGCAAGCTGTCCTCATCAGGCAACTCCAGGACCAACATTACCAGCAGTACATACAGCAGTTGGCTGTCGACCAACGGCTAGCCAACTCAAATATAAAGAGCACCGAGGATATTGATAAGGAAAATGGAAATCCTGCAAAATTACTGGAAAGTGGCGATTTTGATACATCTGATTTGGATAACAA GCCTGAAGACGAGTCTGCAGATCTTTTGGACCAGAAAGAAGACTCTGACGACGatg AAATCTTCCCCCACATAGAGGAAGCGAACATGTGGACGCGGGGCGAAGTTGCGCAGTTCAAAGAGACAGCGGGCGCTGGCGGTGGGCGCCTCACTGTGGGCCACGGCGAGACGGTCACTGTGCGGGTGCCCACACACCAACGGGCCAAGTGCCTCTGCTGGGAGTTCGCCACCGATAACTATGATATAG GTTTCGGCTTGTACTTCGAGTGGAGTAAATCGGCCACGACCGAGGTGACGGTGCACGTGTCGGAGAGCGACGACGAAGACGACGCGGACGACGACGGATACGGCGACGAAG agttCACGATAACTGAAGGAGGTGACCCGGAAGTGGGATCCGAGCGACGCGCGCTTGCGCACCAGAGGCCCTCCGTCAGCATCGTTGTGCCCATATTCCGTAGGGACTGCCACACCGAG gtgTACGCCGGCTCTCATACTTATCCAGGGGAAGGAGTATATCTACTTAAATTCGACAACACCTACAGTTTATGGCGGTCCAAAACGCTATATTACAAAGTATATTATACAcagtaa